In one Neobacillus sp. CF12 genomic region, the following are encoded:
- a CDS encoding glycoside hydrolase family 36 protein, with product MSEVIEKIAKIISIKENGIYLIFEVTQDKDVRFLHFSTCPSNDYINWDDRKRSKHRLVEVHFSGENQNDHHGSKHTGTNPGSRLKFQSLNDTTNSFGRKLVFELLDEETNVGVFSNIQFYNGIPIVRSWTEIVHKGEEPVGIEYVSSFAYTGIDKEGLTNREAKMRLHIPHNTWYGEAQWKKYTLPDLGLYTVNEFSMKRLSYSSTGTWSTSEYAPTGFIENLETGSGLIWQIEHHGSWHWEISDIADSLYLQLSGPTENESQWWKELKPGQKFVSVPVAVGAINGGFEQAITDITNYRRRIRRVNEDNKKLPVIFNDYMNCLLGDPTTEKLLPLIDAAAEAGCEYFCVDCGWYSDGYWWDGVGEWIPSKERFPNGITEVLDYIRSKGMVPGLWLELEVMGVNCQLANNVPDDWFFLRHDKRVIDHSRYQLDYRNPNVIDFANSVIDRLVNQYGVGYIKMDYNINAGVGTEYNADSIGDGLLEHNLAYLNWLDGIFAKYPDLVIENCSSGGMRMDYSLLSRHSIQSSSDQTDYLKNGAIAAAAASLVTPEQCAVWSYPLNEGDDEEVIFNMVNSLLLRIHQSGHLSEISHDRFLLVKEAIDYYKTIRQYIAAANPIWPTGIPNLGDSWMSFGLRNKDKNYLAVWRLDSSKDDYSIPLKHLVDKEVDVKLAYPSKGDANYQWNKNNGTLTVVIPKMNAARLFEVHLKQ from the coding sequence ATGTCAGAAGTAATCGAAAAAATCGCAAAAATTATTAGTATAAAAGAAAATGGAATTTACCTTATTTTTGAAGTAACGCAAGATAAGGACGTTAGGTTCCTTCACTTTTCAACCTGTCCTTCAAATGACTATATAAATTGGGATGATAGGAAAAGAAGTAAGCACCGCCTAGTTGAAGTTCATTTTTCAGGCGAGAATCAAAATGATCACCACGGCTCTAAGCATACTGGCACGAATCCTGGCTCTCGTTTAAAGTTCCAATCATTGAATGATACGACAAATTCTTTTGGCCGTAAATTGGTTTTTGAATTACTAGATGAAGAAACGAATGTAGGTGTCTTCTCTAACATTCAGTTTTATAATGGAATTCCGATTGTTAGGTCATGGACAGAAATCGTACATAAGGGCGAAGAACCTGTTGGAATTGAATACGTATCTTCCTTTGCTTATACAGGAATTGATAAAGAAGGTCTGACCAATAGGGAAGCGAAAATGAGACTCCATATTCCTCACAATACTTGGTATGGGGAAGCCCAATGGAAAAAATACACTTTACCAGATTTAGGATTATATACAGTTAATGAGTTTTCTATGAAGCGCTTGTCTTATTCAAGTACAGGAACGTGGTCTACCTCTGAGTATGCTCCAACTGGTTTTATTGAGAATCTTGAAACAGGTTCAGGGTTAATCTGGCAAATAGAACATCACGGTTCTTGGCACTGGGAAATTAGTGATATTGCTGATTCTCTTTATCTGCAGTTAAGTGGCCCTACTGAAAATGAGAGTCAATGGTGGAAAGAATTGAAACCAGGGCAAAAATTTGTTTCTGTGCCCGTTGCTGTGGGTGCAATTAATGGGGGATTCGAGCAAGCAATAACAGATATTACTAATTATCGAAGAAGAATTAGACGAGTAAATGAAGACAATAAAAAATTGCCCGTCATATTTAATGATTATATGAATTGTTTACTCGGCGATCCAACGACTGAAAAGCTGCTGCCTCTAATTGATGCAGCGGCAGAAGCAGGCTGTGAGTATTTTTGTGTTGATTGTGGCTGGTATTCTGATGGCTACTGGTGGGATGGTGTAGGTGAGTGGATTCCTTCTAAAGAGCGTTTTCCAAACGGAATTACGGAAGTCTTAGACTACATTCGAAGCAAAGGAATGGTACCTGGACTTTGGTTGGAATTGGAAGTAATGGGTGTGAATTGTCAGCTTGCGAATAACGTTCCGGATGATTGGTTTTTCTTACGTCACGATAAGAGAGTTATAGATCATTCTCGGTATCAATTAGACTACCGAAATCCAAATGTAATAGATTTCGCAAATAGTGTAATTGATAGATTAGTAAATCAGTATGGTGTTGGTTACATCAAAATGGACTATAACATTAATGCTGGTGTGGGAACAGAGTATAATGCGGATTCGATTGGTGATGGGTTACTAGAACATAATCTAGCATATTTAAATTGGCTTGATGGAATTTTTGCAAAATATCCTGATTTGGTAATAGAAAATTGTAGCAGTGGTGGTATGCGAATGGATTATAGTTTATTAAGCCGTCATAGTATCCAATCAAGCAGCGATCAAACGGATTATCTAAAAAATGGTGCGATTGCCGCCGCCGCCGCCTCCCTTGTGACACCGGAACAATGTGCAGTTTGGTCATATCCTTTAAATGAGGGAGATGACGAGGAAGTTATTTTTAATATGGTTAATAGTTTACTGCTTCGCATCCATCAAAGCGGGCATCTCTCCGAAATAAGTCATGATCGCTTTCTATTAGTTAAAGAAGCAATTGATTACTATAAAACCATTCGCCAATATATAGCTGCTGCCAACCCTATTTGGCCTACAGGTATACCAAATCTAGGGGATTCTTGGATGAGTTTTGGCTTAAGAAATAAGGACAAAAATTATCTGGCGGTGTGGAGATTAGATTCTAGTAAGGATGACTATTCGATCCCATTAAAGCATTTGGTTGATAAGGAAGTAGATGTAAAACTAGCATACCCATCAAAAGGGGATGCCAACTACCAATGGAATAAAAATAATGGAACCTTAACGGTTGTTATCCCTAAAATGAATGCTGCAAGATTATTTGAGGTTCACTTAAAGCAATAG
- a CDS encoding sugar ABC transporter substrate-binding protein has translation MTKKKYLTILFIFIIALSTFLSGCNKTENTSTTKDGKKQVTIDYWAAWAPGSEEERKTKEQIKKFEEEHPNIKINTQIITFDALHDKLVASISAGNAPDLSWGLSEWFGEFNKMGALQDLTPYVDKWSDKDTIYPNVMEALTYDGKITALPQYLGIRALLYHEDMLKAAGIDSPPTTFDELIDVADEIKEATGKEAFGIAGAGVRSPQELLAYLASNDLVIAEKMSDGKYKNTWKDNTEQLERAAEVFKYYQDLLDKGVIPADSKAWGWEEEDTNFAIGKYAMVVNGPWIQDREKENPEEMKDVKVAAPPYIKTPATFLEISPLYLFKDSEHPEETWEFASYILSEEWQSNIRPTNSPRSDVISDSQWGKGFTELAETGITYPEISLGGVTKNMEDALAKSLLQNEDPKKVAEWLSDAINDSLKKSGDLSSKK, from the coding sequence ATGACAAAGAAAAAGTATCTAACAATTTTATTTATATTCATAATAGCTTTATCAACTTTCTTGTCTGGTTGTAATAAAACAGAAAATACTTCAACGACAAAAGATGGAAAGAAACAAGTAACCATTGACTATTGGGCAGCATGGGCACCAGGATCGGAAGAAGAACGTAAAACAAAAGAACAAATCAAGAAGTTTGAAGAAGAACATCCAAATATTAAGATTAATACCCAAATTATTACATTCGATGCCCTGCATGATAAATTAGTTGCATCAATCAGTGCTGGAAATGCTCCAGATTTAAGCTGGGGCTTAAGTGAATGGTTTGGAGAATTTAACAAAATGGGTGCATTGCAAGATTTAACTCCTTACGTAGATAAATGGTCTGATAAAGACACTATTTATCCTAATGTTATGGAGGCATTAACATACGATGGAAAGATTACAGCTTTACCACAATATTTAGGGATCCGTGCTCTTTTGTATCATGAGGATATGTTAAAAGCTGCTGGAATAGATTCACCGCCTACAACTTTTGACGAACTTATTGATGTGGCAGATGAAATAAAAGAGGCAACTGGAAAAGAAGCTTTTGGTATTGCGGGTGCAGGAGTTCGCTCACCGCAAGAGTTACTGGCTTATTTAGCTTCAAATGATTTAGTAATTGCAGAAAAAATGAGTGATGGTAAATACAAAAATACCTGGAAGGATAATACAGAACAACTTGAGAGGGCTGCAGAAGTATTCAAGTATTATCAGGACTTGTTGGACAAAGGGGTAATTCCTGCAGATTCTAAGGCTTGGGGTTGGGAGGAAGAAGATACAAATTTCGCCATTGGTAAATATGCAATGGTCGTAAATGGACCGTGGATTCAAGATCGTGAAAAAGAAAATCCAGAAGAAATGAAAGATGTGAAAGTAGCTGCTCCTCCATACATTAAAACACCTGCAACTTTCCTTGAAATTAGCCCGTTATATTTATTTAAGGATAGTGAACACCCTGAAGAGACATGGGAATTTGCTAGTTACATTTTATCAGAGGAGTGGCAGAGTAATATCCGACCTACGAACTCACCACGCTCAGATGTAATTAGTGACAGTCAGTGGGGGAAAGGATTTACCGAATTAGCAGAAACAGGAATTACCTATCCTGAGATTTCACTTGGCGGAGTTACAAAGAATATGGAGGATGCTCTGGCTAAATCATTACTCCAAAACGAAGATCCGAAAAAAGTGGCTGAATGGTTATCCGATGCTATTAATGATAGTTTAAAAAAGTCCGGTGATCTTAGTAGTAAAAAGTAA
- a CDS encoding sugar ABC transporter permease, translating to MKLESRQVNSRLQGYEAKRKLRMTKGNRDKFHAFIFVFPAILFFLLLIAFPLINVVWDSFHFKNLLNAAQSSFSGLENYKTVVRDENFTKILSNTAIWTLLSVAGEFILGLISAIALNQQIKGRAIFRGFIIIPWVVPIVIAGMTWTWMLTPDYGIINFILIKLGILDSSYFWLGEMDTALLTVTFVNIWRSFPYYTICFLAALQSIPRDLLEAAAIDGAGVFKRFFKIVLPQLKPVAFVLVFIHLIWTSINFDFIWVMTEGGPLNSTETLPIMIYRYAMQEYDVGSASALASMMIGFMLTIFVVNYYYNAKKNRA from the coding sequence TTGAAATTAGAATCTCGACAAGTTAATAGCAGACTTCAAGGTTATGAAGCAAAAAGAAAATTAAGGATGACAAAGGGAAATAGGGATAAGTTTCATGCCTTCATCTTTGTATTCCCAGCAATATTATTTTTTCTCTTATTAATTGCTTTCCCGTTAATAAATGTTGTCTGGGACAGCTTTCATTTTAAAAACCTCCTCAATGCAGCTCAGTCCTCTTTTTCCGGCCTAGAAAATTATAAAACTGTGGTCCGTGATGAAAATTTCACCAAAATTCTTTCCAATACTGCCATTTGGACGTTGCTATCTGTAGCGGGTGAATTTATTTTGGGGTTAATTTCTGCGATTGCTTTAAACCAACAAATTAAGGGAAGGGCCATTTTTCGAGGGTTTATTATTATCCCCTGGGTTGTACCGATTGTTATAGCCGGTATGACATGGACTTGGATGTTAACTCCTGATTATGGAATTATTAATTTTATTCTAATAAAGTTAGGGATTCTCGATAGCTCTTATTTTTGGTTAGGGGAAATGGATACAGCATTATTAACTGTAACATTTGTGAATATATGGAGGAGTTTTCCTTATTATACGATTTGTTTCCTTGCGGCATTGCAATCAATTCCTAGAGATTTATTAGAAGCAGCTGCAATTGATGGCGCTGGTGTTTTTAAGCGATTCTTTAAAATCGTTTTACCTCAATTAAAACCTGTTGCATTTGTATTAGTATTTATTCACCTTATTTGGACATCAATCAATTTTGATTTTATTTGGGTAATGACAGAAGGCGGACCATTGAATTCAACTGAAACGCTGCCAATTATGATTTACCGATATGCAATGCAAGAATACGATGTTGGCTCAGCCTCAGCGTTAGCATCGATGATGATTGGATTCATGTTAACGATATTTGTTGTGAATTATTATTATAACGCTAAGAAGAATAGAGCCTAA
- a CDS encoding CBM35 domain-containing protein yields MIKKIFACLLCAALTGSGFSFSPEKTSAATNPQLEVDLSVEKGEMLNGGAGFLYGMSEPNVPDINTIIPLKPYATVQKAPDGLQHPNGDALKVSDYFLEAGGEQIQIYVQDIYENWPYEFTGIPDYLNKVETIVKKVVEHPNKDTFVYVPFNEPDHIWYGGMSTQTQQRFFSDWKTVVEKIKSLHPNARIAGPNFASYNSNVYRNFFKFAKENNVLPDIVTWHELGDNFFSGWNSRYDDYRSIEKELGFGPLEININEYARPRDPSNQGILLQFLAKFERSKVYGALPYWHMADNLNDLVVENNKVNGAWWLYKWTAEMKGQQTVQVTPPNVNAMGLEGIATINKSKKKAQVVFGGANGSADLVLKGINGHKEFGDTVHVTVWESAWTGFDGAAGNPVVVHEKDYPVVEGKVVVPVSDMHNMSAYKAIVTPATAKTTYPKQSWKKIYEAENAELSGKATVYDLENSSAYIEWPTSGGKQVGGIDDENSKVKFIVSVPEDGKYSMDVFYGNGPLGPEPAIADRRKTAKHSLKVDNGEATEIVYPANIGFKFIGMKKVLLDLKAGEHTLTFSGMPVMQDGHLTRVALLDRIDLTRVGSYQGEVVPKVDRYEAEYADIYGETAVSTQHNNYSGTGYLNFSDDDKSGVMFVVNVEKNGYYETKLRYSTNKANSSVELFVDRNKVKDLKLDRTGSEDQWRTHSEIRYLKAGINLIELKNGKGNLNVDYLEIKAAPKKTEEMIQIIEAEDTGNTVAGLAKVQDNSYASGEKNVGFIGKGADNYLQFNEIVVPKSGKYKLIVHYANNEQKGNHDYNANVVERHAKISINNNPAQKTYFRSTYSWENFRSIVLDVELEKGSNTIRFYNDTQTPDFEQYAPDIDKIEIAPTETVETTLSVKGPHSVEVNESFSLTYALANVVDNVHSLEMKLTFESEVMEFVSVESLDSKIKVTAVPSTQLGEVELLVEGAPGHFKQVSELFKINMKAKVTEKLTANITLSNVTFDDSISLDDSIHSINLFNDVSEIILNGETSITTNRGTLQLKAQVLPANANQSVQWSVNDLDGSPTELADISSNGLLSANKEGQNGQVKVTAIATDGSGVVVELIVTITNQLVQVTGTPFGKNPPWAPGGEFDKAFDGNINTFYDYSQANGGYTGLDLGEGNQTVVKEVRYYPRAGYTSRMVGGKIQGSNTSPTEGFVDLYTITSTPELGWNVTEINNETTYRYIRYVSPNGGYGNIAEMEFYSN; encoded by the coding sequence ATGATTAAAAAAATCTTTGCCTGTCTTTTATGTGCAGCCTTAACAGGCAGCGGATTTAGCTTTTCTCCTGAAAAGACATCTGCTGCCACAAATCCACAGCTAGAAGTTGATTTATCTGTAGAAAAAGGAGAAATGTTAAACGGAGGAGCCGGATTCTTATATGGGATGAGCGAACCAAATGTCCCTGATATTAACACGATTATTCCACTTAAACCATATGCAACAGTGCAAAAAGCCCCAGATGGTTTGCAACACCCTAATGGTGATGCATTAAAGGTTTCAGACTATTTCCTTGAAGCCGGTGGTGAGCAGATCCAAATTTATGTACAGGATATTTATGAAAATTGGCCGTACGAATTTACTGGTATTCCGGATTATCTGAATAAAGTAGAAACGATTGTAAAGAAAGTGGTAGAGCACCCAAACAAAGATACCTTTGTGTATGTCCCTTTCAATGAACCAGATCATATATGGTATGGCGGTATGAGTACCCAGACACAACAACGGTTCTTTTCAGACTGGAAAACAGTCGTTGAGAAAATAAAATCGCTGCATCCAAATGCGCGTATTGCAGGACCAAATTTCGCTAGTTATAACAGTAATGTTTATCGTAATTTCTTCAAGTTTGCTAAAGAAAATAATGTGTTACCGGATATCGTAACATGGCATGAATTAGGCGATAATTTCTTCTCTGGTTGGAATTCTAGATATGATGACTATCGTTCGATCGAAAAAGAGTTAGGATTTGGGCCACTTGAAATAAATATTAATGAATATGCTCGTCCTAGAGATCCATCAAATCAGGGCATCCTTTTGCAGTTCCTCGCAAAATTCGAAAGAAGTAAAGTCTACGGAGCCCTGCCATATTGGCATATGGCTGACAATTTAAACGATTTAGTAGTTGAAAATAACAAAGTAAACGGAGCTTGGTGGCTGTATAAGTGGACAGCAGAGATGAAAGGACAACAAACTGTTCAGGTAACACCTCCAAACGTAAATGCCATGGGACTGGAAGGAATAGCAACCATTAATAAATCCAAAAAAAAGGCACAAGTGGTATTTGGTGGCGCAAATGGAAGTGCGGATCTTGTGTTAAAAGGAATAAATGGTCATAAGGAATTTGGCGATACAGTACATGTTACCGTTTGGGAAAGTGCTTGGACTGGTTTTGATGGTGCTGCTGGCAATCCAGTAGTCGTACATGAAAAGGACTATCCTGTCGTAGAAGGGAAAGTCGTAGTTCCAGTTTCAGATATGCACAATATGTCAGCGTACAAAGCCATTGTGACTCCAGCAACAGCAAAAACGACGTATCCAAAACAATCATGGAAAAAAATCTACGAAGCAGAAAACGCTGAACTTAGCGGTAAAGCAACTGTTTACGATTTAGAAAACAGTAGTGCCTATATCGAATGGCCAACATCTGGAGGTAAACAGGTTGGAGGCATTGATGATGAAAATAGCAAAGTGAAATTTATCGTCAGTGTTCCAGAAGACGGAAAATACTCGATGGATGTATTCTATGGAAACGGTCCGCTTGGCCCTGAACCTGCGATTGCAGATAGACGGAAAACAGCGAAGCACTCGCTTAAGGTTGATAACGGTGAGGCAACCGAAATTGTATATCCGGCGAATATTGGATTTAAATTTATTGGAATGAAGAAAGTTTTGCTCGATCTAAAAGCTGGGGAACACACGCTAACATTCTCTGGAATGCCAGTTATGCAAGATGGTCATCTAACAAGGGTAGCTCTTCTTGATAGGATTGACCTTACTCGTGTTGGTAGTTATCAAGGTGAAGTAGTTCCTAAAGTTGACCGGTATGAGGCGGAATACGCAGACATATATGGAGAAACTGCAGTAAGCACACAGCACAATAATTATAGTGGTACAGGTTATTTGAATTTTTCCGATGATGACAAATCAGGGGTTATGTTTGTTGTTAATGTAGAGAAAAATGGTTACTATGAGACTAAGTTAAGATACTCGACCAATAAAGCAAATAGCAGCGTAGAACTTTTTGTAGATCGTAACAAGGTGAAGGATTTAAAACTAGATAGAACAGGCTCGGAAGATCAATGGAGAACTCATTCTGAAATTCGATATCTAAAAGCAGGTATCAACTTAATAGAATTAAAGAATGGTAAGGGTAATCTAAATGTTGACTATCTCGAGATTAAAGCAGCCCCAAAGAAAACAGAAGAAATGATCCAGATTATTGAAGCTGAAGATACAGGTAACACAGTTGCTGGCTTAGCAAAAGTCCAAGACAACTCATATGCTTCTGGCGAAAAAAATGTAGGCTTTATCGGGAAAGGTGCTGACAATTACCTTCAGTTTAACGAGATTGTCGTACCAAAAAGTGGAAAGTATAAACTTATTGTTCATTATGCTAATAATGAACAAAAAGGTAACCATGATTATAATGCCAATGTTGTGGAAAGGCATGCAAAAATCAGTATAAATAATAATCCTGCTCAGAAAACATACTTTAGAAGTACCTACAGCTGGGAAAATTTCCGTTCCATTGTTCTGGATGTAGAGTTAGAGAAAGGTTCTAATACAATTCGATTCTATAACGATACACAGACACCAGATTTTGAACAATATGCCCCGGACATTGATAAGATTGAGATTGCTCCAACAGAAACAGTTGAAACAACCTTATCAGTAAAAGGTCCGCATTCTGTAGAAGTTAATGAGTCTTTCAGTCTTACTTATGCTCTTGCGAATGTAGTAGATAATGTTCATTCTCTAGAGATGAAGCTTACGTTTGAATCCGAAGTGATGGAGTTTGTCTCAGTTGAATCACTGGATAGTAAAATTAAGGTCACTGCAGTGCCGTCTACACAACTAGGTGAGGTGGAACTTCTAGTAGAAGGTGCCCCTGGACACTTCAAACAAGTAAGTGAATTGTTTAAAATCAATATGAAAGCAAAAGTAACTGAAAAGTTGACAGCCAATATTACGCTATCTAATGTGACATTTGATGATTCCATTTCGCTTGATGATTCGATACATTCTATTAATCTTTTCAATGATGTGTCCGAAATTATCCTAAATGGAGAAACATCTATCACGACCAATCGCGGTACCTTACAGTTGAAAGCACAGGTTCTACCTGCTAATGCTAACCAATCTGTTCAATGGTCCGTTAATGATTTAGATGGTTCACCAACAGAATTAGCTGACATCTCCTCGAATGGGTTGTTGTCTGCTAATAAGGAAGGGCAAAATGGTCAAGTGAAAGTGACCGCTATCGCAACTGATGGATCTGGAGTTGTTGTTGAATTAATCGTTACGATTACGAACCAACTAGTTCAGGTAACAGGAACACCATTTGGCAAAAATCCGCCGTGGGCACCAGGTGGGGAATTTGATAAAGCATTTGATGGAAATATCAATACATTCTATGATTATAGTCAAGCAAATGGCGGCTATACCGGACTAGACCTTGGAGAAGGTAACCAAACGGTGGTAAAAGAAGTGAGGTACTATCCACGTGCAGGATATACAAGCAGAATGGTCGGAGGGAAAATTCAAGGTTCTAACACTTCACCGACCGAAGGGTTTGTGGATTTATACACGATAACTTCCACACCGGAACTTGGATGGAATGTAACAGAGATTAATAACGAAACAACTTATCGTTATATCCGTTATGTTAGTCCAAATGGTGGATACGGAAATATAGCAGAGATGGAATTTTATAGTAATTAA
- a CDS encoding carbohydrate ABC transporter permease: protein MLLSKNGRLVSKIITYIVLVFFAIFCVFPFLWMLVTSLKPTDQIRTSNPSFFIENPTFSHFENVLVNTQFITFFVNSLIVAITTTIISMLVSIFAGYALSRFQRFKGIKIVNVTMLLSQMIPGVLLLIPLYILMQRLGLLDTYAAMILAYTTFMVPLCTFMLKGFIDSIPYELEEAAEIDGCSRLRIIYQIILPISIPSLVATALFAFVNAWNEFMFGYVFINDEAHRTLTPGITLFKGLYTTDWGSIMSASVLAVLPVVILFIYLQKFLIEGMTAGSVKG, encoded by the coding sequence ATGTTACTTAGTAAAAATGGGAGATTAGTCAGTAAAATTATTACCTATATAGTACTTGTCTTTTTCGCAATTTTTTGTGTCTTTCCATTTTTATGGATGTTGGTAACCTCCTTAAAACCAACAGATCAAATCAGGACGAGTAATCCTAGTTTCTTTATTGAAAATCCAACATTCTCGCATTTTGAAAATGTTTTGGTAAATACGCAATTTATCACTTTCTTTGTAAACAGTCTAATTGTAGCGATAACTACAACCATTATTTCAATGCTTGTTTCTATTTTTGCCGGATATGCTTTAAGCAGGTTTCAAAGGTTTAAAGGTATCAAAATAGTAAACGTTACGATGTTATTATCGCAAATGATACCAGGGGTACTATTATTAATTCCTCTATATATTCTCATGCAGAGGCTAGGATTATTGGACACTTATGCAGCTATGATATTGGCCTATACTACCTTTATGGTTCCGCTATGTACATTTATGTTAAAAGGATTCATTGATTCAATCCCATATGAATTAGAGGAAGCGGCTGAAATCGACGGGTGCTCCCGTTTGAGAATTATTTACCAAATCATCCTGCCAATTTCAATTCCTAGTCTGGTTGCAACTGCACTATTTGCATTTGTAAATGCTTGGAACGAATTTATGTTTGGATATGTATTTATTAATGATGAGGCACACCGAACTTTAACCCCCGGAATAACTTTATTCAAAGGTCTTTACACAACTGATTGGGGTAGTATTATGTCAGCATCAGTCCTTGCAGTACTTCCAGTTGTAATCTTGTTTATCTATTTACAAAAATTCTTAATTGAAGGTATGACTGCTGGATCTGTTAAGGGATAA
- a CDS encoding LacI family DNA-binding transcriptional regulator, producing the protein MATIKEIAALSQVSPATVSRVLNNDQTITVLEETRERILQTAKNLGYKTVLERRVEQHQESNQKDLSVGILLSKTLEEEVADPYFLTIRQGVEEELQNQGITSTFMFRWNDVGTNHLIRDLGGLIIVGKISEKALKTVSEHIENVVYIHHSPNEDLYDSVVIDFVKSTKTALQHLLDIGYSRIGYIGGVDIEYSNTETVSIEDKRLTTYEAVLRKNGLFNPNYIFVGEYTMSQGYELMKKALQQNDYPDAFFVSSDPMAIGALKAIQEANLSVPNDIAIVSFDDIEMASYTSTPLTTIKVYTKEMGQIGVKLLIERINGRKLPLKVTVPTKLIIRDSTPCTLSR; encoded by the coding sequence ATGGCAACGATTAAAGAAATAGCAGCTTTGTCACAAGTATCCCCTGCTACTGTGTCTAGGGTTTTAAATAATGATCAAACCATTACTGTTTTAGAAGAAACAAGGGAAAGGATATTGCAGACTGCAAAGAATTTAGGCTATAAAACTGTTTTGGAACGAAGAGTTGAACAGCATCAAGAATCTAACCAAAAGGATTTGAGTGTTGGTATTCTACTAAGTAAAACATTAGAAGAAGAAGTTGCTGACCCATACTTCTTAACCATTCGACAAGGGGTCGAGGAAGAATTACAGAACCAAGGAATTACCTCTACTTTCATGTTTCGGTGGAATGACGTAGGGACGAATCACCTAATACGAGACTTAGGTGGTTTGATAATTGTTGGGAAAATCAGTGAGAAAGCTTTGAAAACCGTTAGTGAGCATATTGAAAATGTTGTTTATATTCACCATTCTCCCAATGAAGATCTTTATGACTCAGTTGTAATAGATTTTGTTAAGTCTACGAAAACCGCTTTGCAGCACTTATTGGATATAGGCTACAGCCGGATTGGATATATTGGTGGAGTTGATATTGAATATTCAAATACGGAAACTGTCAGCATCGAGGATAAACGCCTAACCACCTATGAGGCTGTATTGAGAAAAAATGGACTATTTAATCCTAACTACATATTTGTAGGTGAGTATACGATGTCCCAAGGATATGAATTAATGAAGAAAGCTCTTCAACAAAATGATTACCCAGATGCTTTTTTTGTATCGAGTGATCCAATGGCGATAGGGGCATTAAAAGCAATTCAAGAGGCAAATCTATCAGTTCCTAATGATATAGCAATTGTAAGTTTTGATGACATTGAAATGGCGAGTTACACAAGTACACCATTAACAACGATAAAAGTGTATACAAAAGAAATGGGGCAAATAGGAGTTAAACTTCTAATTGAACGTATTAATGGAAGAAAATTACCTTTAAAGGTTACCGTTCCGACGAAATTAATAATTCGAGATAGTACTCCATGTACTCTCTCTAGATAA